The proteins below are encoded in one region of Silene latifolia isolate original U9 population chromosome 2, ASM4854445v1, whole genome shotgun sequence:
- the LOC141641314 gene encoding zinc finger BED domain-containing protein RICESLEEPER 2-like, with amino-acid sequence MYASDESGFKHRISSSEWLKVEKICGLLKLFNEITNAFSGTEYPTANLYFYNIWKIQRLLLSAIDGGDTNISQMTTQMYEKFDKYWHDFSHILSFVVILDPRYKYDFVLYALKKLHGDVTGINKANVIYRKFLELYKDYEKKVSPTSTVTENYEDYGCGDLESWNNLVLKSVKMVKIGNVSELVEGYSFDVVDDLLALVAKDEYFIGSRRVLLYSNLSR; translated from the exons ATGTATGCTTCGGATGAAAGTGGTTTCAAGCACCGTATTTCTAGTAGTGAATGGTTAAAGGTGGAGAAGATTTGTGGCTTGTTAAAGCTTTTTAATGAAATTACTAATGCTTTTTCTGGTACTGAGTATCCAACCGCAAACTTGTACTTCTACAACATATGGAAAATTCAGCGGCTTCTACTCTCGGCAATAGATGGTGGGGATACAAATATTTCACAAATGACTACTCAAATGTACGAGAAGTTTGACAAGTATTGGCATGATTTCTCTCATATTCTTTCTTTTGTTGTTATCCTAGATCCTCGTTACAAATATGATTTTGTGTTATATGCTCTTAAGAAGTTGCATGGTGACGTAACTGGAATAAATAAAGCCAATGTTATTTATAGGAAATTTCTTGAGTTGTACAAGGATTATGAAAAGAAAGTTTCTCCTACTTCTACTGTAACTGAGAACTATGAAGATTATGGATGCGGTGATCTAGAG AGTTGGAACAACTTGGTGTTGAAGTcggtgaagatggtgaagattGGTAATGTTAGTGAG CTTGTAGAAGGTTATTCCTTTGATGTTGTAGACGACTTGTTGGCGTTAGTGGCTAAAGACGAGTATTTTATTGGTTCTAGGCGTGTACTTCTTTACTCTAATTTAAGTCGTTAA